The following coding sequences lie in one Catharus ustulatus isolate bCatUst1 chromosome 5, bCatUst1.pri.v2, whole genome shotgun sequence genomic window:
- the LOC116996921 gene encoding C-C motif chemokine 3-like — MRVLAATLAVLLLLAICSLAEADHRVSRNAALLENEKNPIDCCFKYISRRIPRRTIHSAYVTSPSCPMPAVVLVTRKGGNVCADPKAPWVQKYLWDLELPQNWLFPTSDPEQRDQPPAQE, encoded by the exons ATGAGAGTCCTTGCAGCCACCTTGGCTGTTCTGCTCCTTTTGGCCATCTGCTCCCTGGCTGAGGCTGATCACAGAGTCTCCAGGAATGCTGCACTTCTTGAGAATG aaaaaaaccccatcgACTGCTGCTTCAAATACATATCACGCCGTATTCCACGCAGAACGATCCACTCTGCCTATGTGACCAGTCCCAGCTGCCCAATGCCAGCCGTGGT CCTGGTCACCAGGAAGGGGGGGAATGTGTGTGCAGACCCCAAGGCTCCCTGGGTGCAGAAATACCTGTGGGACTTGGAGCTTCCACAGAACTGGCTCTTCCCTACTTCTGACCCCGAGCAGAGGGATCAGCCCCCAGCACAAGAGTAA
- the LRPAP1 gene encoding alpha-2-macroglobulin receptor-associated protein isoform X1 — protein MAAVRALPALAAALLLAAAGQASKYSREANEGLAADGGKRREAGEFRVVKLNQIWEKAQRLHLSAVKLAELHSDLKIQEKDELSWKKLKAEGLDEDGEKEAKLRRNLNVIMTKYGMNGKKDSQLVDTNYIKDGTESDTLDDPRLEKLWSKAKTSGKFSDEELDKLWREFKHHKEKIREYNILLETVSRTEDIHKNLINPSEENLVKEEILHNKHRELKEKLRSINQGFERLRKVSHQGYDTSSEFEEPRVIDLWDMAKSANFTEKELESFREELKHFEAKIEKHHHYQKQLEISHQKLKHVEGTGDKDHLNRNKEKYAMLQEKTKELGYKVKKHLQDLSSRISQGLQHNEL, from the exons ATGGCGGCCGTGCGGGCGCTGCCGGCCCTCGCCGCCGCGCTGCTCCTGGCTGCCGCCGGCCAGGCCAGCAAGTACTCCCGGGAGGCCAACGAGGGGCTGGCGGCCGACGGCGGCAAGCGACGGGAGGCCGGGGAGTTCCGGGTGGTGAAGCTGAACCAGATCTGGGAGAAGGCGCAGCGG CTCCATCTCTCTGCTGTGAAACTAGCAGAGTTGCACAGTGATctgaaaatacaagaaaaggATGAGCTAAGCTGGAAAAAACTGAAGGCTGAAGGGCTGGATGAAGATGGAGAGAAGGAAGCCAAGCTCAGACGCAACTTAAATG TCATTATGACTAAATATGGGATGAATGGAAAGAAGGACTCTCAACTAGTTGATACCAACTATATTAAAGATGGCACAGAAAGTGACACACTAGATGATCCAAGACTGGAAAAATTATGGAGCAAG GCCAAGACCTCTGGGAAGTTCTCTGATGAGGAGTTGGACAAGCTTTGGCGAGAATTTAAGCATCACAAAGAAAAGATTCGTGAATACAATATCCTGCTGGAGACTGTGAGCAGAACAGAAG ATATCCACAAAAATCTTATCAATCCATCTGAGGAGAACCTGGTGAAAGAGGAAATCTTGCACAACAAGCACAGAGAACTCAAGGAGAAGTTGAGAAGCATCAATCAGGGGTTTGAGCGTTTGCGTAAAGTCAGTCACCAGGGATATGACACAAGCAGTG AATTTGAAGAACCAAGAGTGATAGATTTGTGGGACATGGCAAAATCAGCTAATTTCACTGAGAAAGAACTTGAATCTTTTCGG GAGGAGCTGAAACATTTTGAAGCAAAAATTGAAAAGCACCATCATTACCAGAAACAATTAGAGATTTCACACCAGAAGCTGAAGCACGTAGAGGGAACAGGAGACAAGGATCATCTgaacagaaacaaagagaaatatgCCATGCTgcaagaaaagacaaaagaacTAGGATATAAG GTAAAGAAGCACTTGCAAGACTTATCCAGCAGAATCTCTCAAGGTCTTCAACACAATGAGCTATAA
- the LRPAP1 gene encoding alpha-2-macroglobulin receptor-associated protein isoform X2 has translation MAAVRALPALAAALLLAAAGQASKYSREANEGLAADGGKRREAGEFRVVKLNQIWEKAQRLHLSAVKLAELHSDLKIQEKDELSWKKLKAEGLDEDGEKEAKLRRNLNVIMTKYGMNGKKDSQLVDTNYIKDGTESDTLDDPRLEKLWSKAKTSGKFSDEELDKLWREFKHHKEKIREYNILLETVSRTEDIHKNLINPSEENLVKEEILHNKHRELKEKLRSINQGFERLRKVSHQGYDTSSGMIQWALCLFGIPFVSQCVVYHSGLKRYSKPVLFRPKPWKMEGYSQCVKRIVLYSMLP, from the exons ATGGCGGCCGTGCGGGCGCTGCCGGCCCTCGCCGCCGCGCTGCTCCTGGCTGCCGCCGGCCAGGCCAGCAAGTACTCCCGGGAGGCCAACGAGGGGCTGGCGGCCGACGGCGGCAAGCGACGGGAGGCCGGGGAGTTCCGGGTGGTGAAGCTGAACCAGATCTGGGAGAAGGCGCAGCGG CTCCATCTCTCTGCTGTGAAACTAGCAGAGTTGCACAGTGATctgaaaatacaagaaaaggATGAGCTAAGCTGGAAAAAACTGAAGGCTGAAGGGCTGGATGAAGATGGAGAGAAGGAAGCCAAGCTCAGACGCAACTTAAATG TCATTATGACTAAATATGGGATGAATGGAAAGAAGGACTCTCAACTAGTTGATACCAACTATATTAAAGATGGCACAGAAAGTGACACACTAGATGATCCAAGACTGGAAAAATTATGGAGCAAG GCCAAGACCTCTGGGAAGTTCTCTGATGAGGAGTTGGACAAGCTTTGGCGAGAATTTAAGCATCACAAAGAAAAGATTCGTGAATACAATATCCTGCTGGAGACTGTGAGCAGAACAGAAG ATATCCACAAAAATCTTATCAATCCATCTGAGGAGAACCTGGTGAAAGAGGAAATCTTGCACAACAAGCACAGAGAACTCAAGGAGAAGTTGAGAAGCATCAATCAGGGGTTTGAGCGTTTGCGTAAAGTCAGTCACCAGGGATATGACACAAGCAGTGGTATGATACAGTGGGCCCTGTGCTTATTTGGgattccttttg TATCACAGTGTGTTGTGTACCACAGTGGGCTGAAGAGATACAGCAAGCCAGTCCTATTTAGACCCAAACCCTGGAAAATGGAAGGATACAGTCAGTGTGTTAAGAGGATAGTTCTGTATTCCATGCTTCCATGA